The genomic region GACGTAGTGTAGATGTTCTTGTCAGCGTAGAGGGGGTTTCCCGGGTGGGAACTGGTGAAGGGTCCTGAGGCAGGAGGCCCGGGACCCAGAGGGAAGCTGGCACTGTGGCTTGTGCGCTCCAAAGCCTGCAGCAGGAAGCGAGAGTATTCGTGCATCATGACAGTCTTGTCTCCAGAAGGGCTGGGGGTGTTATGGCCGATGTCGGGGCCGTCTGTCGAGGCGGGGTGCAGATCCACGTGATGCTCGCTCATGTCGAAGTGAACGTCGTGGTGCGAGCCGTCTGGTTTCTGGGTGTAGTGGTCGAGGAGGCTCTGCAGCACCTCATCTGGGATCCCTGACTTGTCGAGACTCAGAGGTCCGTCACTGTCCATCACGCTGGAAACGACACCCTGAATGACAGACTGCTGGGAAGACAAGTGACCGACGCCGACATCATACTCACTGCTGGTTCCTCCACCCACCGCTGGCCCTGATGAGTTTGCATTATTTGCTGCGTGAAGGTAGCGTCTTTTCTTGAGGAACTGCATGGCGTCGTCGTAGTTGCTGCTGGTGTGCACTACTTTAGCCTCGTTACCCTGCATGAGGTCAAGACCATCCATGCCCTCATTCTGCTCCAACGATCCCGCTTTGGCCTGTCCCAGACCCGCTTTGTCCAGGCTCTTACGATTAGCCTTCTTGAACGCCATCTTTGGAGCTCGGCCGTGGTGGCCCTGCTGCATGCTGGGTCCTGGCTCAGTAGAGGAAGATACCGTTTGATTCTCCACTGAGTAATCATGGATGCTGTAACCTCCGGGTACAGCCCCATGAATGTGCGGTACTCTCACCCCTCCTCCGCccccctccttcttcttcttgcgCTCGCCTCCCTCTCCAGGATTTTTGGACCTCCCCCTCTTTCTCACAGTACTCCCAACGTTTCCCTGAGTGATTCCATAGCTGCCATGTCCCAAGTCTACACAACCCAGGTCCATCATCCCCGGATCCAGCCCCTTCTTTATGGCTTCTCCACAGGTTCGCTTGTGCTTAAGCAGTCGGTCTGTCCTAGAAAAATACTGAAGAGAGCAAATTACAATTATTGTTTAAGTTACGCTTAAGTTCTTGAAATATAAAGTTTCACATTAGATAACCAGGACACTGAGCAGCTTACTAACCTGTTGACAGGTCTCACATCTGTACGGCTTTTCTCCGCTGTGAGTCCTCTTGTGCCTCTCCATGTGGTACTTCTGAATGAAACGCATGTTACACTGGTCACAGCTGAATGGCTTCTCTCCTGCATTATAAAAAACAGCACAGCTCAAGGTTAGCTGTCATTGAAggcacacaatgacacacagaTTGATTCAGACATGGATGGTTGTCTATCGTCACTCACCACTGTGGATTTTCTCGTGTCGCTGAAGAAGGTATTTCTGAATGAAACTCATGTTGCACTGACTGCACCTGAAGGGTCTTTCACCTGAAAGAAAAACCACAGAGATTTATACGGTTACAATGTTGCAACCTTAAGATAGTCAATATCCATCTGCGGTAAGGTTCACTTATTCATTAAACAACACAAGCACCTGTAGGATGTAATGCAGTCCAATCGCTTGACACAATAATCACCAAATGCTCTATGTGTTGCATGGCTATTGCATGGCATCTCTCTTTAAAAAACTGTAGTTTACTCCAACATCGACTATATAAAGCTCAGCATTTTTGAAGACTGGTGAATGAAAAACTTATCTAATAATTCAAAACAGAagtctgaattaaaaaaaaacaactgaatttAACGGTGATAAAAGTTTCcttattcagtatttttcacattaataCAAGACGTTTTGAAAAGAGCACAAACTAAATTGGACCACACAGCAGACACCTCATCACAGGTCAAAGACtcgaaataaataaagtaattgGGAATGCAAAAGCTCGAGCTGATATTCcacttttaaaatcaattttctaAATCACTGAACTCGAGCAGTTTTTGAAGAAAGCAATTACAAGTAACAGCTAATCATTCTGACTCATTACACAAATGGGACAAATGAgattaaaagaagaaaacaagagtGATTCTTAAATAAGGACATCAGTCCTGTGTCAAGTCAGAATGAGGAAGGAGCTGGCCTTACAATTttggaataaaacaaaaagatcaCTCAGTTATGCattataatacaataataaaggTAAATGGTCAGCCCTCTAGTTAATGTCCCAGGTCCTAAACCCGACTGGGACTGTACCCAAACCAGGATATTCAGAGCCAGCACTTCAGGCAGATGCAGCATCTTATCTATACATATTCAGCACTGTAAACATTACTGATGTTTCTCTTCAAAATACCTCACCTATGATTATGAGGaacatattatttttttcgCAGCACAGTTACAGTTCACCTGCAGAGCAGCTGCCCCTACTCACCTCCCCTAACAGCCTACATTAGTCTCATGTTTTACCTCATGTTTCAATGCCTGTGTTCATCTTCTTTGATATGAAAACACCAGACGGGGGTAGAGGAGGTTCTACCAGCGTATGCTTTTAAAGTATTAAAGCTAGCTTTGCTAACATTCAGCGCCGGAGCTGAGAGCATTAGAGCAGCACACAGGAATGAGTCATGCTGCCCTCAGTTTCCATCACAGTTACAGGTGATTCTGAGACAAGACTTTGCAAATGTTTACTGCCTGTTACGCTGTTATCCTGTGATGCTCTGTATACAATGACGCAGCAAAACAGGGCAGCGATCCAGCTTCTCGGGTTATGATTTGAATCGATGCTTAGAAGGCAGCCCTGCATCTGTGATGCTAAGGTCCGGGGATCATTTCAAACAAGCTAAatattatgaaaaacaaaaacagcgcTTACTTCAGAGGTCTCACCCAGAGAATTACACTGAGAACTATCTGAAAGCATTGTTAAGTTGTGcaataaacacactgcaaagactgcGATATTAAGTTTTTTGAGTAAGCTGAGAGAGAGTATGAGTCGGAAACTCAACTTTCAAATattctttttagttttttttggtgccttttgtgttcaatgtttaattgtttaataaagaatgttggaaataatttcttcttcttcatctttgaAGACTgcatttcatgtattttaacagcacactgaaagcagcagaaaggcaGAACTTAATACCCTTTATCACAAGTAATACTGTTATCGTGATATGCAATAACATTATTGCGTATTTACTTGATCTTGTGCAGCCCTAAACACCTAAGCAATAATTATAACATTGTTTAAGTTTCTTCAGCTGgcataataattaattaataattaaaataattttctttttgtgctatttaaaaaaaattggcaaAACTCCACATTAAGAAGCACATGGAAACATGAGCATCATGGTGGAAATTCAAACACTACCGTACCTGTGTGGATGAGGACATGTCTGCGCAGGTGATAGGAGCTTCTGAAGGATGCAGAGCAGTGCTCACAGATGTGAGGCTTGGTTCCCGGCGACAGGCCGCCTCCATCTGCATCCAGCATCATTGATTGCTGTGAACAATAAAGGAGAGACACAGGGGTCGGATTCAGTCAGCTGTCTTCTCCATCATATAAATGTATTCAAAGGATCAGTTAATCTTGGGTAGAGTGGATATGGATGGATATATGAGCACTATcacagttttttaaaacagaattacacagtgtgttttaagtgatataaaaataatttgatgGGATTTATGAGTGCATTTCTCTGCAGATAAAGCTCATCatgcttttagtttttatttgacaaaaaaaaaaatcaggaatgtactggtgtttattttgaatactataaattacattaacatattttcttcttctcctagACTTCATGAGTGATTGCATCTGTGCAATTATGAATGGTTCTTTGGTGAGGActtaaaacagcaaaatatgACTACACCCAcagatacataaatatatacGACAAACCTTTGCCTCGCTTCTCTTCTTTCTTGGTTTACCCTCCTGTCCATCACCATTTGGCCTCCGACCTTTTCTCCCAGTGGGCTCCTTTCCTAACTGACTCGGCAGCTGTGAGGACGACAAAGGGAGAGGCAGAGGGCCGTGAGAGCGAGCCGTGACGAGGAAATTACTTGATTGAAGGTTAAGGGCCTTCAGTCTAAAAACCATCACACAAACAAGTTCATGTTTGTCGCTcgtgcaaacaaacaaaacacttggaCAATGTCGAGAGTCTGTTAGAAACTCATTGTGCAAGAGGTGGTTCTAGTGGGCGAAATAACAATGTGTATAATTTATGGCCTCTCTTTGCATAAGCAGCCTGTAATTCACTGCGAGAGCCTTTCATCTGCTATTCTtccaaagacaaagacaaaccGCGCACCTCACACGCTTAACTAAACACTCAGAAGTGTTGCTCTTCACTAAACGTTATCAAAAATTATCTGTGAGGGGGTTTTTATTCTAAAAGGAAGAAAATGGGTTCTTGATCTCCCCATTTCTTCTCCCCATTTCTTCTTTCTGTTTACCTTTGAGTACTGCCCTTTCTTTCCAGTGAACATGCTGCACCTCAGTGCCATATGGAGACTGACAGGGTAAATGTGGGTGcacctgctgtttttaaaatcagCCCAATGTTTTGggtaaaaacaggaaaaagtcGAGTCAAAATTAAACCAGTCCAACTTTGACTTTAACGGTTTGGCTTTGTGGGCGAAGAACTGCTGCTTAGTCATAAAAAGTTGCATTAGCATGAGAGTAAGTGCAACAATTTGGGAGTGCGACAAAAAATACAGACTGTGGGGCTTATTTCATCAACACAGTTCTCCtggatataaaaaaataatcatgagAGCCAGACTGAAAAATGCACTGTGGGCTctacattttgttaaaataaaatccttAACTTAAAGAAAACTGGCAGTCAAGATATTAATTCATTCTCTTTTCCAACAAACTTGCACCCAGAGCCCCGATGACCTCTGGTGCCTGGCTATTGTTAgaagtgtgttgttgtgtgtatttctatttgaatgagcacaaaagACGTCTGAAATGAAGTGCAAGCTCAAACAAGACAGCTGTGTCCTTGCCAGGACGTTTTCATTCACGCTGAGGCTGGATGACATCACCCTTCTAtccagaaagagaaacagagggagggagggagggagggaggggggctcatttatattttgcatCTCAAGCCGTCAGTAGATTTATGTCACCATAAACAGTTTCACACAAGCTCCTCCCCTGCACCCGTCCTCTCTCAGGCACCTCCCTCTCAGGCTTTTAAAATATCAGCTGCTGCACAGCACAACAGGGCTGTTTTGGGGGACAAACTAAGCCAAAATTATTTCAATTaagtagattttattttgactgaATGAGTTTAGAATATTGCTAATGTTAGATTCTACACTGGCCATGTTAACATACACAAAAACTGTAGCTAATAACACAATAATGCACAAAAGGAAGAGCCTATAACCACTTTTTTTTACTCTATCTGAACACATCTCACAGAAAATTACGGCTAGCAGGATCTCCTGCAGCAAAAGGTTGCTAGCAACAATAAATGCAAAATTCTACATGTTCTCTCACTCTAGAAATGGTGCGTTCCATGTTTGGATATATTGACAATGCAGTTATCTATAGCTCTTAGAAATAAGCTACACCAGGAGGTGCTGCGGGCCTGGAAGAGAGTACCTGAGGCAACAAAATCCTTGCTTTCATGTGAACTTAAGAtatgttgatatttttaaatttgcCCACTGGTGATGGCTGCAGGACGCTCAAGAATTTGAGGGAAAAGGGAGTTGGTGTGAAATATTACCTTCAATAATGATGTACAACTCCTGTTGGTTATGTATTGATCTATACCTGCAAGAATGTGACAATGCTTTTCATCTGTAAGTTTATAATCACTCACTTGATGCTGCAACTAGCCATCATTTTCAATAAATtgaatctgctgattattttcttgattgatCAGTTAGTCGTTTGGTCTTTGCAATGCCAGAAAATCTAAAACAGTGTCCTCCTTTGTGCCAGAAAAACCAGAGATAGATAATCAGTTTACACTGCGATAAAATGGAGCGacgcagcaaattctcacattagAGAACAATTCATCAGTTCTATAATTggaaattcattttctgtcagggTGACTTACCAACTAACTGACTAATTGTTTTAGCTCTAACCTCCCCTTCGCCCTCTGATTGCCTCACAGTGGTACTTACATTGCCCATGTTGAGGTCATGCACCAGCAGGCCCTGGTTGTTACTGACTGTCACCTCCAGCAGCTCCGTGCTCTTCCCCAGCCCTCCAGGGTAAACTGGCAGGCGATAATCATGCTCTGACATCTTCTCCTGCTTGATACCCATGGCGTGAACATAGTCTCCCACCCCCGCGCACCCCATGCGGCCACCCTGGGCGCCCATGCTGCAGTCAGGCGAGTCACGCTCCTTCTTCAGGATCATTTCTTGCGGCGGAAGGTCCTGCATGACGGAGTGGGCGGCTAGCCGGGTGAAGCTGGTCACCGGGGGGAGGTGGCTGAACATTATCATGCCAGGGCCGAAATTGGAGTCCATGCTCCCGTTGGAGCGCAGGAATTCATTGCCTAGTTTGTCTTGAATGATGTTCATGGTGGATGC from Epinephelus moara isolate mb chromosome 18, YSFRI_EMoa_1.0, whole genome shotgun sequence harbors:
- the znf281a gene encoding zinc finger protein 281 — protein: MNIIQDKLGNEFLRSNGSMDSNFGPGMIMFSHLPPVTSFTRLAAHSVMQDLPPQEMILKKERDSPDCSMGAQGGRMGCAGVGDYVHAMGIKQEKMSEHDYRLPVYPGGLGKSTELLEVTVSNNQGLLVHDLNMGNLPSQLGKEPTGRKGRRPNGDGQEGKPRKKRSEAKQSMMLDADGGGLSPGTKPHICEHCSASFRSSYHLRRHVLIHTGERPFRCSQCNMSFIQKYLLQRHEKIHSGEKPFSCDQCNMRFIQKYHMERHKRTHSGEKPYRCETCQQYFSRTDRLLKHKRTCGEAIKKGLDPGMMDLGCVDLGHGSYGITQGNVGSTVRKRGRSKNPGEGGERKKKKEGGGGGVRVPHIHGAVPGGYSIHDYSVENQTVSSSTEPGPSMQQGHHGRAPKMAFKKANRKSLDKAGLGQAKAGSLEQNEGMDGLDLMQGNEAKVVHTSSNYDDAMQFLKKRRYLHAANNANSSGPAVGGGTSSEYDVGVGHLSSQQSVIQGVVSSVMDSDGPLSLDKSGIPDEVLQSLLDHYTQKPDGSHHDVHFDMSEHHVDLHPASTDGPDIGHNTPSPSGDKTVMMHEYSRFLLQALERTSHSASFPLGPGPPASGPFTSSHPGNPLYADKNIYTTSPLECGFGQSVASPSLPSSVPKSHFAMLTGSSPQHGFHLSDLEASTHQQLTPSQELTDQMEKQHSSTPPSSYQISPSDLSSQKDQPPGKNGTVVYPLAPSQDLASLDSSKPSYQIENFAQAFGSQFKSDGRGLSYGTDSSGEVDHRIRTPVSEFSGYSSLLSDVNEPVSTGSKTTTSQSYR